One Dromiciops gliroides isolate mDroGli1 chromosome 3, mDroGli1.pri, whole genome shotgun sequence DNA segment encodes these proteins:
- the LOC122748362 gene encoding LOW QUALITY PROTEIN: leukocyte immunoglobulin-like receptor subfamily B member 4 (The sequence of the model RefSeq protein was modified relative to this genomic sequence to represent the inferred CDS: inserted 1 base in 1 codon; deleted 3 bases in 2 codons), producing MTSTLSALLSLALPSGSSPQGFPPLDVFGREDVGSGANSPFSQHCAFAWGWEIKVSTSPQPWPLPCSSSSSWPSPPHHTPQPLGAKGRRAWLGQWREGRERGQQGGITSWSXGPTSLPGTFTGPSLWAEPGSLAPLGTNVTLWCRGPAGAEHYLLPRLGNSECRTPSWPGKKVKFPISSVEMEDAGPYCCQYWSQSRWSQCSHPLELVVTGIHEKPTLLALPSSSVGRGEDVTFKCQDRSRLDRFALYKEGEAKTPMSYEWRPQATFPIPAVTAAHGGTYRCYGFSSDSPYHWSAPSDPLKLVVTETSSRPGTQDDPFVASSNLPRLWEGILTGISLLIAVFFLLLGYYKHLARLKTKGREADGRETPKSCRPAGAMQEQILYTAVKNSRQNRAEDPAAEDFQEVAYAQLALESRASPAWAPPHPLHPTGHPVN from the exons ATGACCTCCACTCTCTCTGCCCTGCTGAGCCTCG ctctcccttctggctctagtCCCCAAGGCTTCCCTCCCCTTGACGTGTTTGGTAGGGAGGATGTGGGTTCTGGGGCTAATAGTCCTTTCTCACAGCACTGTGCCTTTGCCTGGGGATGGGAGATAAAGGTGAGTACGTCCCCTCAACCTTGGCCCCTCccttgttcctcctcctcctcctggcccAGCCCCCCCCATCACACC CCCCAGCCCCTGGGGGCCAAGGGCAGGAGGGCCTGGTTGGGccagtggagggaggggagagagaggggacagCAGGGAGGAATAACCTCTTGGA TTGGCCCAACTTCTCTTCCAGGTACATTCACCGGACCCTCCCTCTGGGCTGAGCCAGGCTCTCTGGCCCCCCTGGGAACAAACGTGACCCTCTGGTGCCGGGGTCCTGCTGGGGCAGAGCACTATCTCCTGCCCAGACTAGGGAACTCCGAGTGCAGGACCCCATCCTGGCCTGGGAAAAAGGTAAAGTTCCCTATCTCGTCTGTGGAGATGGAAGATGCCGGGCCCTACTGCTGCCAGTATTGGAGCCAATCCCGCTGGTCCCAGTGCAGTCACCCCCTGGAGCTGGTGGTGACAG gCATTCATGAGAAACCAACCCTCCTTGCCCTACCCAGCTCCTCCGTGGGCCGGGGGGAGGACGTGACCTTCAAGTGTCAGGACAGATCCAGGCTCGACAGGTTTGCTTTGTACAAGGAGGGAGAAGCCAAGACCCCCATGAGCTATGAATGGAGGCCTCAGGCTACCTTCCCCATCCCTGCTGTGACCGCAGCCCATGGGGGAACCTATCGATGTTACGGCTTCTCCAGCGACTCCCCCTACCACTGGTCGGCTCCCAGTGACCCACTGAAGCTTGTTGTCACAG AAACCTCTTCAAGACCTGGAACTCAGGACGACCCCTTTG TAGCTTCCTCAAATCTCCCGAGGCTCTGGGAAGGGATCCTGACGGGCATCTCACTACTCATCGCcgtgttcttcctcctccttggcTACTACAAGCATCTGGCCAGACTCA AGACCAAGGGCAGAGAGGCAGACGGCAGGGAGACCCCGAAGAG CTGCAGGCCAGCCGGGGCCATGCAGGAACAGATCCTGT ACACAGCTGTGAAGAACAGCAGACAGAACCGAGCAGAAGACCCTGCT GCTGAAGACTTCCAGGAAGTGGCCTACGCCCAACTTGCCCTGGAGAGCAGAGCCAGCCCTGCCTGggctcct ccccatcccctacacCCCACGGGTCATCCAGTAAACTGA